In Triticum aestivum cultivar Chinese Spring chromosome 5B, IWGSC CS RefSeq v2.1, whole genome shotgun sequence, the following proteins share a genomic window:
- the LOC123113859 gene encoding 40S ribosomal protein S2-3 produces MADRGGERGVDRGGFGRGFGRGGRGDRGGRRGGRRGPRQEEEKWVPVTKLGRLVKEGRFTKMEEIYLHSLPVKEHQIVETLCPGLKDEVMKITPVQKQTRAGQRTRFKAFVVVGDSNGHVGLGVKCAKEVATAIRGAIILAKLSIVPVRRGYWGNKIGLPHTVPCKVTGKCGSVTVRMVPAPRGSGIVAARVPKKVLQFAGIDDVFTSSRGSTKTLGNFVKATFDCLMKTYGFLTPDFWRETTFTKAPYQEFTDILAKPTKALMLDAPAEKVEA; encoded by the exons ATGGCGGACCGCGGCGGCGAGCGTGGCGTCGACCGCGGCGGCTTCGGACGCGGCTTCGGGCGCGGCGGGCGCGGGGACCGTGGCGGGCGCCGCGGCGgccgccgcggcccccgccaggaggaggagaagTGGGTGCCCGTCACCAAGCTCGGCCGCCTCGTCAAGGAGGGCCGCTTCACCAAGATGGAGGAGATCTACCTCCACTCGCTCCCCGTCAAGGAGCACCAGATCGTGGAGACGCTCTGCCCGGGGCTCAAGGACGAGGTGATGAAGATCACCCCGGTCCAGAAGCAGACCCGCGCCGGACAACGCACCCGCTTCAAGGCCTTCGTCGTCGTCGGCGACAGCAACGGCCACGTCGGCCTCGGCGTCAAGTGCGCCAAGGAGGTGGCCACGGCCATCCGTGGCGCCAtcatcctcgccaagctctccatcgtgCCCGTCAGGAGGGGCTACTGGGGGAACAAGATCGGCCTGCCCCACACCGTGCCCTGCAAGGTCACCGGCAAGTGCGGCTCCGTCACCGTGCGCATGGTGCCCGCCCCCAGGGGTTCCGGAATCGTCGCCGCCCGCGTCCCCAAGAAGGTCCTGCAGTTCGCCGGGATTGATGATGTCTTCACTTCCTCGCGTGGATCCACCAAGACCCTTGGCAACTTCGTCAAG GCAACCTTCGACTGCCTGATGAAGACCTATGGATTCCTCACCCCTGACTTCTGGAGGGAGACAACCTTCACCAAGGCGCCGTACCAGGAGTTCACCGACATCTTGGCGAAGCCGACCAAGGCCCTGATGCTTGATGCACCAGCCGAGAAGGTAGAAGCTTAG